The segment GCAGCCAAGATGGAGAAAATAAAACTGCAGCATATCGTCTCCATCTATGGGATTTGCAACAGCCCACTGGGGATAGTGATGGGACACATGGCCCAGGGGTCCTTGGAGACAGTGTTCCCCACCCACAAACTGTCCTGGCAGCTCAAGATCCGCATTATCCATGAGATGGGGTTGGCTATGAATTTCCTGCATAACACGACACCACCTTTACTTCACTTAGACTTAAAACCGGGGAATATCCTTCTAGATGGGAATGTGCACGTTAAGGTAAGGCATTATGTCTGTGTGCATAGGAATGGGTTCTCTCTGTTACCAGTGCTATTTATTACTTGTTTTGCTTAGAGACCCCAAAGAACATCAGAGACTGACACATAACAAGGAAGAGCCCCGGCCCTGGTTTGCTGACAGCTAAAATAGACAAAGTAAAGAGAGGATGGAAGTAATGGATAGAACGTACAAGGTGGGACTGGGAACGGAGACAGAGAGATAAATGACTTTCCCAGGATCAAATGTGGAGTCTGTGGCATAGCTGGGAATTGAATGCAGGTCAGTGCCAAtccagggtaaaatcctggcccccatCAAGCTCAATGGCAAATCTCTCCCTGATTCAACAGGCCTGGGAGTTCATTCCCCACATCTTAATCACAAAACCTTCCCTCTGTCTGTAGCCATCTAGGGTACAGCTGTTTAGagcaagcagggagagggatgtgTGCTGGGTGATCAAAAGGGAGGCTATAACTGGCCCTGATTTCAGATTTCAGACTTCAGGTTGTCCACTTGGATGGAACAAGTGAGCCGGATGCAGTACATTGAGAGATCAGCCTTGAGGGGCACCCTGAGCTACATCCCGCCCGAAATGTTTCTCCAGAGCACCAGGCCTCCAGGAACCGAATACAATGAGTATAGGTAAGGGCTGTGCACGGAGTGACTGgatgggaggcagcagcagctggggatatCTGTTCGGGGTCAGCCAGAGTTGCCATCTCACTCCTGCATGACGTGAGAGTGATTGTGTATCGCCTAATTTTGTTTACATTCTGGCTCTCTTCCTTGCATAATGTACTTGGTGGGGAACATGCCAAGAGCGACATGTGCTGCTTACCCCTCATCAAGGTGAGTTTATCTGTGGAGAGTCATCTGGCTCCGACCAGCTGCATTTCTGTACAGTTCTGACCTGGCACGACTTGTATGCTGCATTGTCTCCGGTTCCATCACACCCTGTTAGGTCAGCAAGAGCGGTTGGAGGAGAGGAATAATATTAAGCCACAATGCAGGCAGCATGGGATCTCTTGCTCAACAGGCATTGCTTAGAGTTATGCTGGTGCTGAAGCAATTGAGGTTCTGTTCGGGCTTTGCATTTTGGTATCAGCTTAGCTTTGGTCAGTATGGGGTGCCATAGTGGATAAGGGCCAATGACTTCGGTTCCCCTTGTTCCTTACATCCCAAACTAGATATAGGGGGACCCTTTACCCACCCCTGAAATGCACCAGCTGTTTAGCAGACACACTGCGGAACAAGAGGTGAAGAATCATCCCAGGGTCAAATGAATGCTGGGACTTTGGCGTCGACAAGCATAGGGAACTGGGTCAAAACAATGGGGCTCAGAGCCTGATTCTTGCAGCGGCTGTCATGTGGAGCAATCCATTACAGTGAGAAACCTCAGTTCTGGCATTGGCGCAGCCTGGCAGTGCTGGGCTGTCCGAGGTTTCTGTGATGGTTTGAGAAATCCTCCCCTTTGGAGGCATGGGGGCTGGTTCCCTTGTGATAAGATTCATCTGAATAGCCTCTTCCCTAATCTGTCCATTCCCGGGGAAGATGAGAGTATCCCACCAAGCAGTgagattaatttttatttaagaaaaggaTGCCACATGGACGGCTGCTGGTGATCTTTCATTGCCTGCAGCTTTGGGATTGTCATTTGGGAGGTTCTTATGCAGAAGAAGCCATATTCAGGTAACAATAAAACCCCCCCAATATTATGCATAAATGATGGCACAAAATCCTAGCACGCTAAATAGGAAGAACATGAAACACACAAATGGTAAATTGCAAATAACAAACTGTCCATAATGTTCTTCTCCTATTATCTCTCCTTCCTGAAAACAAGAACCAAAGACAAGGATCCATCCTCTCCCAAGACACAAGTAGTAGTGGTGAGTAGGGGCACTGTTGCTCATAAACCTTAGATGAGAATCAAGTGGGCAAGAGAACAGAACAGCCCTGTTTCCCACCTTTCCCCTATGATAGTCTCCATACAAAAAAGCAATCCATGGCTTTCGGACTGGGTGATTTTTAATTTCAGGTTAAGGAAAAGTGCAAaccaaaaaaagaacaaatataaagtCCTTGTGAGAGAGATGCCAAGTGTTTCCTTTGTTCTTACCCATACAGCCCTGTCCCATAGCAGATTGGCAGGCAGGTGCATTTCCTTTGGTTTTAGACCCTGCAGATCCACATgcttgggtgttttgttttgagcTGTGGGCATCCAGAATTCCCCAGTGCTATGCACACCGTAGTTTGTGAGCCCTCAAGCTGTTACATCACTCAGTTGCTTTCTCTTTCTCACACTCCATTTCCTCTGTCCTTAGAGACCGATTTCCCACATTCCCCCACCAGCGAGGTCGAGGGCCTGGAGAGCTTCATAATGTCCAAGGAAGTCCGCAGGGCCCAGGAAAATGGCCTCACCCTGCTTCACCTCGTGGTGGTTCAAGGAAATGTGGAGAAGGTGAAGTTTCTGTTGAGTCGGGAGGCCAACGTGGACAGCCAGCTGGACTGTGGCTACACCCCACTCATCGTGGCTGTCCAGAAGAGGTCACCAGAGATCTGCTCAGCTCTAATAGAGCACGGCGCAGATGTCAACGTGGCTGACAAAGACGGCTGGTCCCCTCTTCACTTCGCGGCTCAGAACAGGGATGACAGGATTGCGCTCCTCTTGCTGGACCACCAGGCGTGGGCAGACTCCCAAGAACGTGAAGGCTGGACTCCACTCCACTTGGCATCTCAGAACAACTTCGAGAACGTGGCTCGGGTGCTGCTTTCCCGCCAGGCTGACCCCAACTGCCAGGAGAATGATGGGAGAACTGCCCTCCACATGGCAGCTTGCTTCGGGCACATCAGCCTTGTGAAACTCCTGGCCAGCTAAGGAGCTGACCTGGAGAGGAAGCAGAAGAACCACCGGACCCCGCTGCACTTTGCCGTGGAGAGGGGTAAGTTCAGGGTGGTCCAATACCTGCTGAAGAGTGGGGCATCTGTCAATGGCCTGGATGAGAATCACTACAGTGTCTTGCACATGGCCGCGGTGAAGGGGAAATACCTGATATGCGAGAAATTGATCAAATACGGGGCCAATGTGGACTTGAGGACGGACTAAAGGGTGGATCCCCCCTACACCTGGCTTGTTTTAAGGGCTGCATCAAAATCGTCTGTCTGCTAAGAGACAACCACGCTAAACTGAATGTCAAAGGAGGCATGGATTGGACACCTCTTCATGTGGCCACCCACTACAGCAAAGAGTCTGTGGTCTGTGAGCTCCTGAGAAGTAGGGTGGACCCCAACATCATTGAGAAATCAGAGTTGACCCCTCTCCACCTCGCAGTCCAGCAGGGTGCCTTCCTGAGCACCATCAACCTTCTGGAGCACAAAGCAGACATCAATGTTAAGAACAAGGTGGGCTGGATGCCCCTCCAGCTGGCCATTAGGAA is part of the Natator depressus isolate rNatDep1 chromosome 22, rNatDep2.hap1, whole genome shotgun sequence genome and harbors:
- the ANKK1 gene encoding LOW QUALITY PROTEIN: ankyrin repeat and protein kinase domain-containing protein 1 (The sequence of the model RefSeq protein was modified relative to this genomic sequence to represent the inferred CDS: deleted 2 bases in 1 codon; substituted 1 base at 1 genomic stop codon) → MDWCLGSLTVFNKEDFEGEWVRVASGGFGQVYQVTRKRWRMVYAVKCSQCLLPDSSSDRTSMNCLVEEAAKMEKIKLQHIVSIYGICNSPLGIVMGHMAQGSLETVFPTHKLSWQLKIRIIHEMGLAMNFLHNTTPPLLHLDLKPGNILLDGNVHVKISDFRLSTWMEQVSRMQYIERSALRGTLSYIPPEMFLQSTRPPGTEYNEYSFGIVIWEVLMQKKPYSAENKNQRQGSILSQDTSSSETDFPHSPTSEVEGLESFIMSKEVRRAQENGLTLLHLVVVQGNVEKVKFLLSREANVDSQLDCGYTPLIVAVQKRSPEICSALIEHGADVNVADKDGWSPLHFAAQNRDDRIALLLLDHQAWADSQEREGWTPLHLASQNNFENVARVLLSRQADPNCQENDGRTALHMAACFGHISLVKLLASXGADLERKQKNHRTPLHFAVERGKFRVVQYLLKSGASVNGLDENHYSVLHMAAVKGKYLICEKLIKYGANVDLRTDKGGSPLHLACFKGCIKIVCLLRDNHAKLNVKGGMDWTPLHVATHYSKESVVCELLRSRVDPNIIEKSELTPLHLAVQQGAFLSTINLLEHKADINVKNKVGWMPLQLAIRNQKQNIATLLQGKDLPVNNMGSRVTWNGEKA